A genomic window from Streptomyces sp. NBC_01429 includes:
- a CDS encoding oxidoreductase, giving the protein MTTTENGPGPRELAGKRALVTGGSRGIGAAVVRQLLDAGAEVLVTARSKTSTVPEGASFVEADVRTRAGAEAIAGAAREAFGGVDILVDNAGGAGPFQNAWAIPDEEWQDQLDLNYLASVRLDSLLTPGMRERRSGVVVHVSSAAVPTSAPPFLHYTAAKAALRNYSRGLALELAPFGVRVNTVSPGRTVTPGGETTREQWAALHEGPGQDNTAPPLGREGRPDDIANAVLFLVSDRASWLTGQNLTVDGGEFPVG; this is encoded by the coding sequence ATGACCACCACCGAGAACGGACCGGGACCGCGAGAGCTCGCGGGAAAGCGTGCTCTGGTCACGGGCGGGTCGCGCGGAATCGGCGCGGCCGTCGTGCGCCAGCTCCTCGACGCGGGCGCCGAGGTACTCGTGACCGCCAGGTCGAAGACGAGCACGGTGCCCGAGGGCGCCTCCTTCGTGGAGGCCGATGTACGGACACGAGCCGGAGCGGAGGCCATCGCCGGGGCCGCGCGGGAGGCGTTCGGCGGGGTGGACATCCTGGTCGACAACGCGGGTGGAGCGGGACCGTTCCAGAACGCCTGGGCCATCCCGGACGAGGAGTGGCAGGACCAGCTGGACCTGAACTACCTGGCGTCGGTGCGGCTGGATTCGCTGCTGACCCCGGGGATGCGTGAACGGCGCTCGGGCGTGGTCGTGCACGTCTCCTCGGCCGCCGTCCCCACCTCGGCGCCGCCGTTCCTCCACTACACGGCGGCGAAGGCGGCGCTGCGGAACTACAGCCGGGGACTGGCCCTGGAACTGGCCCCGTTCGGAGTCCGGGTCAACACGGTGTCTCCCGGCAGGACCGTCACCCCTGGCGGCGAGACGACGCGGGAGCAGTGGGCGGCCCTGCACGAGGGGCCCGGCCAGGACAACACCGCCCCTCCGCTGGGCCGCGAAGGGCGCCCGGACGACATCGCCAACGCGGTGCTGTTCCTCGTATCGGACCGGGCGAGCTGGCTGACCGGACAGAACCTCACCGTGGACGGCGGCGAATTCCCCGTGGGCTGA
- a CDS encoding SIP domain-containing protein codes for MAELVGAAIPPGADLTGGYVWVAGQTDALRAVRRYLRKELRLPAERFQVVGYWMPDGDSWTQRYEALPAAVRSELDSMWHNPADEPEDLAIQYEDRLGKLGLRPLGIGNTYSVCLYFIFVFRCFPDVA; via the coding sequence CTGGCGGAACTGGTCGGCGCCGCGATCCCGCCCGGCGCGGACCTGACCGGCGGCTACGTATGGGTCGCCGGCCAGACGGACGCCCTGCGCGCCGTGCGCCGTTATCTGCGCAAGGAGCTGCGGCTGCCCGCCGAGCGCTTCCAGGTCGTCGGCTACTGGATGCCGGACGGCGACTCCTGGACCCAGCGCTACGAGGCGCTGCCCGCCGCCGTACGGTCCGAACTGGACAGCATGTGGCACAACCCTGCCGACGAGCCCGAGGACCTCGCCATCCAGTACGAGGACCGCCTCGGCAAGCTCGGTCTGCGACCCCTCGGCATAGGAAATACCTATAGCGTCTGCTTATATTTCATCTTTGTCTTTCGTTGTTTTCCGGACGTAGCGTGA
- a CDS encoding FecCD family ABC transporter permease, with amino-acid sequence MHRQEFPIGLLAGASLAVTFAVAVLGYTGAGQFICFALAGAFGLTVLVYTLGSIGADRGSPVKLTLAGVAFTAVCGGFTSAMALKNTTRFDVVRFWGVGSIGGRSLDILPIALPLTGAGLVLGLCSAGSLNALALGDDLARSLGTRLAPTRVVLVVVTLLAGTSVAGPISFVGLMVPHGRPGPTAATATAPAAWRNWSAPRSRPART; translated from the coding sequence GTGCACCGGCAGGAGTTCCCCATCGGCCTGCTGGCGGGCGCGAGCCTCGCGGTGACGTTCGCCGTCGCCGTACTCGGGTACACCGGCGCCGGCCAGTTCATCTGTTTCGCGCTGGCGGGGGCCTTCGGGCTCACCGTGCTCGTCTACACGCTCGGCTCGATCGGCGCCGACCGGGGCAGCCCGGTGAAACTCACCCTCGCGGGCGTCGCGTTCACCGCCGTGTGCGGCGGCTTCACCTCCGCCATGGCGCTCAAGAACACGACCAGGTTCGACGTCGTGCGGTTCTGGGGCGTCGGCTCCATCGGCGGCCGCTCGCTGGACATCCTCCCCATCGCCCTGCCGTTGACCGGCGCCGGGCTGGTGCTCGGGCTGTGCAGCGCGGGCTCGCTCAACGCCCTGGCGCTGGGCGACGACCTCGCCAGGTCCCTGGGCACCCGGCTCGCCCCGACCCGGGTGGTCCTGGTCGTCGTCACGCTGCTGGCCGGGACCTCCGTCGCCGGTCCGATCTCGTTCGTCGGGCTGATGGTGCCCCACGGGCGACCTGGGCCTACGGCGGCAACGGCCACGGCCCCAGCCGCCTGGCGGAACTGGTCGGCGCCGCGATCCCGCCCGGCGCGGACCTGA
- a CDS encoding aldehyde dehydrogenase family protein gives MVVNRELLIDGKDVPALSGRTAEDLNPFTGEVYATVAAAGPRDVTRAVDAADAAFARWAALAPFDRRAIFLKAADLLDDRRERAAGLMAGEAGATRPWAYFNVALAANILRESAAAITAPRGEVLSAQQEGTLGLAIREPLGVVAAFAPWNAPLILGVRAVAAPLAAGNTVVVKASEDAPIACGLFVADVLREAGLPDGVLNVVTNAREDAAETAEVLISDSRVRAVNFTGSTDVGRIVAARAAAHLKPAVLELGGKNAVIVLADADLDHAVDAAAFSVFLNSGQICMSGDRVLVHDSLAAEFTRRFTAKAATLRAGDPGDPHTVVGPLISASAAERVAALVEDAVARGATVLTGGGRPEGAVHPATVLTGVPKDAELHYAEAFGPVCVLDTFADDDTAVALANDTENGLTCGIITENATHGLAVARRVRTGIVHINDQSVADEPHAPFGGVKASGHGRFGGRWGIEAFSSTRWVTIATQRAHYPF, from the coding sequence ATGGTCGTCAACCGTGAGCTGCTGATCGACGGCAAGGACGTGCCCGCCCTGTCCGGCCGTACCGCCGAGGACCTGAACCCCTTCACCGGCGAGGTGTACGCGACTGTCGCCGCCGCCGGGCCGCGGGACGTCACGCGGGCGGTGGACGCCGCCGACGCGGCCTTCGCGCGGTGGGCGGCGCTCGCACCCTTCGACCGTCGCGCGATCTTCCTCAAGGCGGCCGACCTTCTCGACGACAGGAGGGAGCGGGCCGCGGGGCTGATGGCGGGCGAGGCGGGCGCGACCCGGCCGTGGGCGTACTTCAACGTGGCGCTCGCCGCGAACATCCTGCGCGAGTCGGCCGCCGCGATCACCGCGCCCCGCGGCGAGGTGCTCAGCGCACAGCAGGAGGGCACCCTCGGTCTCGCGATACGCGAACCGCTGGGCGTCGTCGCCGCGTTCGCCCCCTGGAACGCGCCCCTCATCCTCGGTGTACGGGCCGTCGCCGCGCCGCTGGCCGCGGGCAACACCGTCGTCGTCAAGGCGAGCGAGGACGCGCCGATCGCCTGTGGCCTCTTCGTCGCCGACGTACTGCGTGAGGCAGGGCTGCCCGACGGTGTGCTGAACGTCGTCACCAACGCCCGTGAGGACGCCGCCGAGACAGCCGAGGTGTTGATCTCGGACTCGCGTGTCCGCGCCGTCAACTTCACGGGCTCCACCGACGTGGGCCGGATCGTCGCCGCGCGTGCCGCCGCCCATCTCAAGCCCGCTGTGCTGGAGTTGGGCGGGAAGAACGCGGTGATCGTGCTCGCCGACGCCGACCTCGACCATGCCGTCGACGCCGCCGCCTTCAGTGTGTTCCTGAACTCCGGGCAGATCTGCATGTCCGGCGATCGCGTCCTCGTCCACGACTCCCTCGCGGCGGAGTTCACCCGCAGGTTCACCGCCAAGGCCGCCACACTCCGCGCCGGAGACCCGGGCGATCCGCACACCGTGGTCGGCCCGCTGATCAGCGCCTCCGCCGCGGAGCGGGTGGCCGCGCTGGTCGAGGACGCGGTGGCCAGGGGCGCCACCGTTCTGACCGGCGGCGGACGGCCGGAGGGCGCCGTGCACCCGGCGACGGTGCTCACCGGCGTACCGAAGGACGCGGAGCTGCACTACGCGGAGGCGTTCGGCCCGGTCTGCGTGCTCGACACCTTCGCCGACGACGACACCGCCGTGGCCCTCGCCAACGACACCGAGAACGGTCTCACCTGCGGCATCATCACGGAGAACGCCACGCACGGACTCGCCGTCGCCCGCCGTGTCCGTACCGGCATCGTGCACATCAACGACCAGTCCGTCGCCGACGAGCCGCACGCGCCCTTCGGCGGCGTCAAGGCGTCCGGCCACGGGCGCTTCGGCGGACGCTGGGGCATCGAGGCGTTCTCCAGCACCCGCTGGGTGACCATCGCCACCCAGCGGGCCCACTACCCGTTCTGA
- a CDS encoding aminotransferase class I/II-fold pyridoxal phosphate-dependent enzyme: MTTELSPDALTGLLDRARRDYEALAARGLKLDLTRGKPAPEQLDLSEELLSLPGGHPAVADGVDLRNYGGLQGLPALREIFAEVLQVPAGQLLAAGNSSLELMHDCLVHALLSVLPGAGSRWADEDRIAFLCPVPGYDRHFALCERFGIEMIPVPMTGEGPDMDVVERLVAEDPAVKGIWCVPKYSNPDGVCYSDETVTRLARMETAADDFRIFWDNAYAAHHLTDTPVEIADLLAACAASGHPDRAFVFGSTSKITFAGSGVGFFGASAANVSWLTANNSKRSIGPDKINQLRHLLFLRDADGVRAHMERQGALLQPKFAVVQRILDGELGTTGLATWTSPKGGYFVTLTVPDGCAKAVVRHAAEAGIVLTPAGATHPYGDDPRDATIRIAPSYPSLPELEQAMLGLTACVRLAGYEQRLAG; the protein is encoded by the coding sequence ATGACCACCGAGTTGAGCCCCGACGCCCTGACCGGGCTCCTCGACCGCGCCAGGCGGGACTACGAGGCGCTGGCGGCGCGCGGGCTGAAGCTCGACCTCACGCGGGGCAAGCCGGCGCCCGAGCAGCTCGACCTCTCCGAGGAGCTGCTGAGCCTGCCCGGCGGGCATCCAGCGGTCGCCGACGGTGTGGACCTGCGCAACTACGGCGGCCTCCAGGGGCTGCCGGCGCTGCGCGAGATCTTCGCCGAGGTGCTCCAGGTGCCGGCCGGCCAGCTGCTCGCGGCCGGGAACTCCAGCCTGGAGCTGATGCACGACTGTCTGGTGCACGCGCTCCTGAGCGTGCTGCCCGGCGCCGGGTCCCGCTGGGCCGACGAGGACCGGATCGCGTTCCTGTGTCCGGTGCCCGGCTACGACCGGCACTTCGCGCTCTGCGAGCGGTTCGGGATCGAGATGATCCCGGTCCCGATGACCGGGGAGGGCCCGGACATGGACGTGGTGGAGCGGCTCGTCGCCGAGGACCCGGCCGTCAAGGGCATCTGGTGCGTCCCGAAGTACAGCAACCCGGACGGTGTCTGCTACAGCGACGAGACGGTGACGCGGCTGGCCCGGATGGAGACGGCGGCCGACGACTTCCGGATCTTCTGGGACAACGCGTACGCCGCCCATCACCTCACCGACACGCCCGTCGAGATCGCCGACCTGCTGGCGGCCTGCGCGGCGAGCGGCCACCCGGACCGCGCGTTCGTCTTCGGCTCCACCTCGAAGATCACCTTCGCGGGCTCCGGTGTCGGCTTCTTCGGCGCTTCGGCGGCCAACGTGAGCTGGCTGACCGCCAACAACTCCAAGCGCTCGATCGGCCCCGACAAGATCAACCAGCTGCGCCACCTGCTCTTCCTGCGGGACGCGGACGGTGTGCGCGCGCACATGGAGCGCCAGGGCGCCCTGCTCCAGCCGAAGTTCGCCGTCGTCCAGCGGATCCTGGACGGTGAGCTGGGCACCACCGGCCTCGCCACCTGGACCTCCCCCAAGGGCGGATACTTCGTCACGCTCACCGTGCCGGACGGCTGCGCCAAGGCGGTCGTACGCCATGCCGCCGAGGCGGGCATCGTGCTGACCCCGGCGGGCGCCACCCACCCGTACGGCGACGACCCCCGCGACGCCACCATCCGCATCGCGCCGAGCTACCCGAGCCTGCCGGAGCTGGAGCAGGCGATGCTCGGGCTGACCGCCTGTGTGCGGCTGGCCGGCTACGAGCAGCGGCTCGCCGGCTGA
- a CDS encoding SDR family NAD(P)-dependent oxidoreductase — MTTTLITGANKGLGFETARRLVAAGHTVYVGSRDPERGRRAAERLGARAVVIDVTDDTSVAAAAKAIEADGGLDVLVNNAGIETRTADGGVAGAAEATADALRPLFETNVFGTVRVTHAFLPLLGRSAAPVVVNVSSGLGSLARVSAPGTPAYAYPGVAYPASKAAVNMITVQYAKAFPRMRINAVEPGYTATDLNGNTGTQTVEQGAEIIVRMARVAPDGPTGGYFDAEGPIPW; from the coding sequence ATGACGACAACACTGATCACAGGAGCGAACAAGGGCCTCGGTTTCGAGACCGCCCGCCGGCTCGTCGCGGCAGGTCACACCGTGTACGTGGGGAGCCGGGACCCGGAGCGGGGGCGGCGGGCCGCCGAGCGGCTGGGGGCGCGGGCGGTCGTCATCGACGTCACCGACGACACGTCCGTCGCGGCGGCGGCGAAGGCGATCGAGGCCGACGGCGGTCTCGACGTCCTGGTCAACAACGCCGGCATCGAGACGCGGACGGCGGACGGCGGTGTGGCCGGCGCCGCCGAGGCGACCGCCGACGCGCTGCGTCCGCTCTTCGAGACGAACGTGTTCGGCACGGTACGCGTCACCCACGCCTTCCTGCCCCTGCTGGGACGGTCCGCCGCCCCGGTGGTGGTCAATGTGAGCAGCGGTCTGGGCTCGCTGGCCCGGGTGAGCGCCCCCGGCACCCCCGCGTACGCCTATCCGGGGGTCGCCTACCCGGCCTCCAAGGCGGCGGTGAACATGATCACCGTGCAGTACGCGAAGGCGTTCCCGCGGATGCGGATCAACGCGGTGGAGCCCGGCTACACCGCGACCGATCTGAACGGCAACACCGGCACACAGACCGTCGAGCAGGGCGCCGAGATCATCGTCCGGATGGCCCGGGTGGCGCCGGACGGCCCCACCGGCGGCTACTTCGACGCCGAGGGCCCGATCCCCTGGTGA
- a CDS encoding DUF4331 domain-containing protein encodes MTANTRSERTRRARGSIAMLACGALAAGGLAAAGAAALAPGTATASSHREAPLISGQPQYDNTDVYAFVSPEDPNSTTLIANWLPFQEPAGGPNFYPFATDARYDIHIDNNGDAKDDLVYRFTFKDHRKNEDTFLYNTGAVKSLDDPNLNFTQSYDIQLLRLEHGKVVSEHDLAKGLPVAPSNVGKASMPHYQTLRDQAVREVDGGLKAFAGQADDPFFLDLRVFDLLYGGDLSEVGNDTLKGYNVNTIALQVPSSYLRESDKQPIVGIYSTTSRKNAYGDWTQVSRLGMPLVNEVVNPLKDKDKFNASSPENDADFLKNVTEPELPKLIESIYKIKAPAEPRDDLVSVFLTGVKDLNQPPKVTPSEMLRLNTSIKPVAKPKRLGVLDGDNAGFPNGRRLTDDVVDIALQVVEGALLGEKVDLSDGVDANDQEFDKKFPYVALPTAGSDVKTADASTKADSSGLTGSMTSFAASWNNDTLMLVSAASGAAVALLVGGGMVWLRSRRRSAGGSWMS; translated from the coding sequence ATGACCGCTAACACCAGAAGCGAGCGGACGCGGCGGGCCAGGGGGAGCATCGCGATGCTCGCCTGTGGCGCGCTGGCCGCGGGAGGGCTCGCGGCCGCCGGTGCGGCCGCACTGGCACCGGGCACGGCCACCGCCTCCAGCCACCGCGAGGCTCCGCTGATCTCGGGTCAGCCCCAGTACGACAACACGGACGTGTACGCATTCGTCAGCCCCGAAGACCCCAACTCCACTACCCTGATCGCGAACTGGCTGCCGTTCCAGGAGCCGGCGGGCGGCCCGAACTTCTATCCGTTCGCCACGGACGCCCGCTACGACATCCACATCGACAACAACGGTGACGCCAAGGACGACCTGGTGTACCGGTTCACGTTCAAGGACCACCGCAAGAACGAGGACACCTTCCTCTACAACACCGGTGCGGTGAAGAGCCTGGACGACCCGAACCTCAACTTCACCCAGTCGTACGACATCCAGCTGCTGCGCCTGGAGCACGGCAAGGTCGTCTCCGAGCACGATCTCGCGAAGGGGCTGCCCGTCGCCCCCTCGAACGTCGGCAAGGCGTCCATGCCCCACTACCAGACACTGCGCGACCAGGCGGTACGCGAGGTCGACGGCGGACTCAAGGCGTTCGCCGGGCAGGCCGACGACCCGTTCTTCCTCGATCTGCGGGTCTTCGACCTGCTCTACGGCGGGGACCTGTCGGAGGTCGGCAACGACACGCTCAAGGGCTACAACGTCAACACGATCGCCCTCCAGGTGCCCAGCTCCTACCTCCGGGAGTCGGACAAGCAGCCGATCGTCGGCATCTACTCGACCACCTCCCGCAAGAACGCCTACGGCGACTGGACACAGGTGTCACGCCTCGGGATGCCGCTGGTCAACGAGGTCGTCAACCCGCTCAAGGACAAGGACAAGTTCAACGCGTCCTCGCCGGAGAACGACGCGGACTTCCTGAAGAACGTCACCGAGCCCGAGCTGCCGAAGCTCATCGAGTCGATCTACAAGATCAAGGCCCCGGCCGAGCCGCGCGACGACCTGGTCTCGGTGTTCCTCACCGGTGTCAAGGACCTCAACCAGCCACCGAAGGTCACACCGTCGGAGATGCTGCGCCTCAACACCTCCATCAAGCCGGTCGCGAAGCCGAAGCGGCTCGGTGTGCTCGACGGTGACAACGCGGGCTTCCCGAACGGCCGTCGGCTCACCGACGACGTGGTGGACATCGCGCTCCAGGTCGTCGAGGGCGCGCTGCTGGGCGAGAAGGTCGACCTGAGTGACGGGGTCGACGCCAACGACCAGGAGTTCGACAAGAAGTTCCCCTATGTCGCCCTGCCCACCGCGGGCTCCGACGTCAAGACGGCCGACGCGTCCACCAAGGCGGACTCCTCGGGCCTCACGGGCAGCATGACCTCGTTCGCCGCGTCGTGGAACAACGACACACTGATGCTGGTCTCGGCGGCCTCGGGCGCCGCGGTGGCGCTGCTGGTCGGCGGCGGCATGGTCTGGCTGCGCTCGCGCCGCCGCTCGGCCGGCGGGTCCTGGATGAGCTGA
- a CDS encoding tetratricopeptide repeat protein encodes MALALGLTATSVAIGAGGGQDGGAARSASTPLAADTRVEQLGTGDLTRGVEALQTHLRAQPKDATGWATLGTAYVEQARTSGDPTRYPQAEKAFVRSLKLRPAAENDAALAGRAALAAARHDFTTALSRTDRALRVNPYNERALSTRVDALVELGRYDEAERAVELADRRRPGIPVFTRYAYVRELRGDVKGARRVLLRAADSAFSTADVAYVATALGQLAWSQGQYDRALGHYATALRAEPGYLPALEGRGRAHAAQGGTKRALRDLEEVVQRYPLPGQLAALGELREAGGQVERARENYSLVGTWTRLARANGVATDLESALIEADHGDAAEALTAARAEWARRESVHTADALGWALHANGKDREALVHAKKATAASPGYRNASFLFHRGMIERALGDERSARRDLRAALDLNPGFSPTGAKEAEAALSALSDPSGDSGAAGAQAPAGARGDS; translated from the coding sequence GTGGCGCTGGCCCTGGGACTCACCGCCACCTCGGTGGCGATCGGGGCCGGCGGGGGACAGGACGGCGGCGCGGCACGCTCCGCCTCCACACCGCTCGCGGCGGACACCCGCGTCGAACAGCTGGGGACCGGCGATCTCACCCGGGGCGTCGAAGCCCTGCAAACACACCTCCGTGCCCAGCCCAAGGACGCCACCGGATGGGCGACCCTGGGCACGGCCTACGTCGAACAGGCACGCACCAGTGGGGACCCGACCCGCTACCCGCAGGCCGAGAAGGCATTCGTACGGTCGCTGAAACTGCGCCCAGCCGCCGAGAACGACGCGGCGCTCGCCGGGCGGGCCGCGCTGGCCGCCGCCCGCCACGACTTCACGACGGCGCTGAGCCGGACGGACCGGGCGCTGCGCGTCAACCCGTACAACGAACGCGCGCTGTCCACCCGGGTCGACGCCCTGGTCGAACTCGGCCGCTACGACGAGGCGGAGCGCGCGGTGGAACTCGCCGACCGGCGCCGCCCCGGCATCCCCGTCTTCACCCGGTACGCGTACGTGAGGGAGCTGCGAGGCGACGTGAAGGGCGCGCGCCGGGTGCTGCTGCGCGCGGCCGACTCCGCGTTCAGCACCGCCGATGTGGCCTACGTCGCCACCGCGCTCGGCCAACTGGCCTGGAGCCAGGGCCAGTACGATCGGGCGCTGGGCCACTACGCCACCGCGCTGCGCGCCGAACCCGGCTATCTGCCGGCGCTGGAGGGACGCGGCCGCGCCCACGCCGCACAGGGCGGTACGAAGCGCGCACTGCGCGATCTCGAAGAGGTCGTACAGCGCTACCCGCTGCCCGGTCAGCTCGCCGCCCTCGGCGAACTGCGCGAGGCGGGCGGGCAGGTGGAGCGGGCGCGTGAGAACTACTCGCTCGTCGGCACCTGGACCCGGCTGGCCCGTGCCAACGGCGTCGCCACCGATCTGGAGTCCGCCCTCATCGAGGCCGACCACGGCGACGCCGCCGAGGCGCTGACGGCGGCGCGCGCCGAGTGGGCCCGGCGCGAGAGCGTCCACACGGCGGACGCGCTCGGCTGGGCGCTGCACGCCAACGGCAAGGACCGCGAGGCGCTGGTCCACGCGAAGAAGGCGACGGCCGCGTCCCCCGGCTACCGCAACGCCTCGTTCCTCTTCCACCGGGGCATGATCGAGCGCGCCCTCGGCGACGAGCGGTCCGCGCGCCGCGATCTGCGCGCCGCACTCGACCTCAATCCGGGCTTCTCACCCACGGGGGCCAAGGAGGCCGAAGCCGCGCTGTCCGCCCTGTCCGACCCGTCGGGTGACTCCGGTGCGGCGGGCGCGCAGGCTCCGGCCGGGGCGCGGGGGGACTCGTGA
- a CDS encoding urease accessory protein UreH domain-containing protein — MKRRTAASALATLVAGTALALLPAQAAQAHPLGNFTVNQYDGLIAAPGELRVDHVEDLAEIPAAQERGRIDTDGDDRLSPAELSAWAGTRCATAARGARLTADGATGAGEAGPEGTAVSVSAGAAKAEVLPGQAGLDTLRVTCELTAPLPREERTRLSYRPASAASGAGWREITARGDLMTLDGADVPENSTSRRLTAYPDDLLSSPPDRRSAAFTVTTGGPALTGSADGKGGSPVAGVLPRGADRWAQALTGLVARHELTFGFAALALGASVLLGAMHALAPGHGKTMMAAAATAGGRSSLRDVLALGLSVTMTHTMGVFALGALIVAGSAAAPTVVSWLGIASGAVVAIAGVVLLRRAWRQRRNPHGHSHGHSHGHDDGHGHDHDHGHSHEHPRSPARVHAEERVPALATAHPHDREHQHEHEHTDGRVATLTADHTDRPEHGQKKEHDHGHDHGHSHSHLPPAPGLRGVILLGFAGGLVPSPSAVVVLVGAAALGQAWFGFLLVLAYGVGLALTLAGAGFAVVRLRETTTRRLARRPRNGLLALAHRAAPLASAAVVLALGCGLLLRGAATALG, encoded by the coding sequence GTGAAGCGCCGTACCGCCGCCTCGGCGCTGGCCACCCTGGTGGCGGGGACGGCCCTGGCCCTGCTCCCCGCCCAGGCCGCGCAGGCGCATCCGCTGGGGAACTTCACCGTCAATCAGTACGACGGTCTGATCGCCGCGCCCGGGGAACTGCGCGTCGACCATGTGGAGGATCTCGCCGAGATCCCGGCCGCCCAGGAGCGCGGCCGTATCGACACCGACGGCGACGACCGGCTGTCCCCGGCCGAACTGTCGGCCTGGGCCGGCACGCGCTGTGCCACGGCGGCGCGGGGTGCCCGGCTCACGGCGGACGGCGCAACGGGGGCCGGGGAGGCGGGCCCCGAGGGCACGGCCGTCTCCGTCTCCGCGGGTGCGGCGAAGGCCGAAGTCCTGCCGGGCCAGGCCGGGTTGGACACCCTGCGGGTGACCTGCGAGCTGACGGCGCCGCTGCCGCGCGAGGAGCGGACGCGGCTGTCGTACCGTCCGGCGAGCGCGGCGTCCGGCGCGGGCTGGCGCGAGATCACCGCCCGGGGCGACCTGATGACGCTCGACGGGGCGGACGTCCCCGAGAACTCCACCTCCCGGCGGCTGACCGCGTACCCGGACGATCTGCTCTCCTCGCCGCCCGACCGCCGCTCGGCGGCCTTCACCGTCACCACCGGGGGACCGGCGCTGACCGGCAGCGCGGACGGGAAGGGCGGTTCCCCCGTGGCCGGTGTGCTGCCGCGCGGGGCCGACCGCTGGGCGCAGGCGCTGACCGGACTGGTGGCCCGGCACGAGCTGACGTTCGGCTTCGCCGCCCTCGCGCTCGGTGCCTCCGTGCTCCTGGGCGCCATGCACGCACTGGCGCCGGGGCACGGCAAGACGATGATGGCCGCCGCCGCGACGGCGGGCGGCCGCAGTTCGCTGCGCGACGTGCTGGCCCTCGGTCTCTCGGTGACCATGACCCACACCATGGGCGTCTTCGCGCTCGGCGCCCTGATCGTCGCGGGTTCGGCGGCGGCGCCCACCGTGGTGTCCTGGCTGGGCATCGCGAGCGGCGCCGTGGTCGCGATCGCGGGGGTGGTGCTGCTGCGCCGGGCGTGGCGGCAGCGCCGCAACCCGCACGGGCACAGCCACGGGCACAGCCACGGGCACGACGACGGCCATGGCCACGATCACGACCACGGCCACAGTCATGAGCACCCGCGTTCCCCCGCGCGGGTCCACGCGGAGGAACGAGTGCCCGCCCTCGCCACCGCCCACCCGCACGACCGTGAGCACCAGCACGAACACGAGCACACCGACGGCCGGGTGGCCACGCTCACCGCCGATCACACCGACCGTCCGGAGCACGGGCAGAAGAAGGAACACGACCACGGCCACGACCACGGCCATTCCCACTCCCACCTTCCCCCCGCGCCCGGCCTGCGCGGCGTCATCCTCCTCGGCTTCGCCGGAGGTCTGGTCCCCAGCCCCTCCGCCGTCGTCGTCCTGGTCGGCGCGGCGGCCCTCGGCCAGGCGTGGTTCGGGTTCCTGCTGGTCCTGGCGTACGGGGTCGGGCTGGCGCTCACACTCGCGGGAGCCGGGTTCGCCGTGGTGAGGCTGCGCGAGACCACGACGCGCCGGCTGGCCCGCCGGCCCCGGAACGGGCTTCTCGCCCTCGCCCACCGGGCGGCTCCGCTCGCCTCCGCTGCCGTCGTTCTCGCCCTCGGCTGCGGACTGCTGCTCAGGGGCGCGGCGACCGCCCTGGGCTGA